A section of the Citrobacter farmeri genome encodes:
- the btsR gene encoding two-component system response regulator BtsR — protein MIKVLIVDDEPLARENLRILLQEQSDIEIVGECANAVEAIGAVHRLHPDVLFLDIQMPRISGLEMVGMLDPEHRPYIVFLTAFDEYAIKAFEEHAFDYLLKPIEEARLEKTLSRLRQERSKQDVSVLPENQQSLKFIPCSGHSRIYLLQMDDVAFVSSRMSGVYVTSSEGKEGFTELTLRTLESRTPLLRCHRQYLVNMAQLQEIRLEDNGQAELILRNGLTVPVSRRYLKSLKEAIGL, from the coding sequence ATGATTAAGGTGCTGATTGTGGATGATGAGCCGTTAGCGCGGGAAAATCTGCGGATCTTGTTACAGGAACAAAGTGATATTGAGATCGTAGGCGAGTGCGCCAACGCCGTTGAAGCGATTGGCGCGGTGCATAGATTGCATCCGGACGTGCTGTTTCTGGATATTCAAATGCCGCGTATCAGCGGGCTGGAAATGGTCGGTATGCTTGACCCTGAGCATCGTCCGTATATTGTTTTTCTGACCGCTTTTGACGAATACGCGATTAAGGCCTTTGAAGAGCATGCCTTTGATTATCTTCTGAAACCGATAGAAGAGGCGAGGCTGGAGAAAACCCTCAGCCGTTTGCGCCAGGAGCGTAGCAAGCAGGACGTGTCGGTGCTGCCGGAAAACCAGCAGTCGCTGAAGTTTATCCCCTGTAGCGGCCATAGCAGGATCTATCTGCTGCAAATGGATGATGTCGCTTTTGTCAGCAGCCGCATGAGCGGCGTGTACGTGACCAGCAGCGAAGGCAAAGAAGGTTTTACGGAACTGACGCTCAGAACACTGGAGAGTCGCACGCCACTGCTGCGCTGCCATCGACAGTATCTGGTCAACATGGCGCAGTTACAGGAAATTCGCCTGGAAGATAACGGTCAGGCAGAGCTGATACTCCGCAACGGGTTAACCGTTCCGGTCAGCCGCCGCTATCTGAAAAGTTTGAAAGAGGCGATTGGCCTGTAA
- a CDS encoding DUF1456 family protein — protein MLSNDILRSLRYTLKANNNDMVRILALADMESTSANFDTWMTKEDEEGFVRCPDIILSGFLNGLIYEKRGKDDSAPELALERRVNNNTVLKKLRIAFSLKTDDIQAIMTQQNVRVSMPEITAMMRSVDHKNYRECGDQFLRYFLRGLAVRLHGNKG, from the coding sequence ATGCTTAGTAACGATATTCTTCGTAGCCTGCGCTACACCCTGAAAGCCAATAATAACGACATGGTGCGCATTCTTGCGCTCGCCGACATGGAATCCACCTCAGCGAATTTCGATACCTGGATGACCAAAGAAGATGAAGAGGGATTTGTCCGCTGCCCGGATATCATCCTCTCCGGATTCCTGAACGGCCTGATCTACGAGAAGCGTGGCAAAGATGATTCCGCGCCTGAACTGGCACTGGAGCGTCGGGTGAACAACAATACGGTGCTGAAAAAGCTGCGTATCGCCTTTTCGCTGAAAACGGATGACATTCAGGCGATCATGACCCAGCAGAACGTGCGCGTTTCAATGCCGGAAATCACGGCCATGATGCGTTCTGTTGATCATAAAAACTACCGCGAGTGCGGCGACCAGTTTTTGCGTTATTTCCTGCGTGGATTGGCTGTACGTCTGCACGGTAATAAAGGCTAA
- a CDS encoding YehR family lipoprotein gives MKALNTFFSVVFASVLVFSLAGCGDKEESKTFKADVNGTEIVMTYTYKGDKVIKQTSQNKINFASLGVKTKEDAAKILDPISAKYQNIPGVEEKLTYKDGYAEETVSVDMEKVDFKKLQGVMGTQFSGDPSNGISMKQSQKMLEASGFKEVK, from the coding sequence ATGAAAGCATTAAATACGTTTTTTTCGGTAGTTTTCGCGTCAGTTCTCGTTTTCTCTCTGGCAGGATGTGGCGACAAGGAAGAAAGCAAAACATTCAAAGCGGATGTCAATGGTACTGAGATCGTAATGACCTATACCTACAAGGGTGACAAAGTCATTAAGCAGACCTCACAGAACAAAATTAACTTTGCCTCGCTCGGGGTAAAAACCAAAGAAGACGCGGCGAAAATCCTTGATCCAATCAGTGCAAAATATCAAAACATTCCCGGTGTGGAAGAGAAGCTGACCTATAAGGATGGCTACGCTGAAGAAACCGTCTCTGTTGACATGGAGAAGGTTGACTTTAAAAAGCTGCAAGGGGTGATGGGTACTCAATTCTCGGGTGATCCGAGCAACGGTATCAGCATGAAGCAGAGCCAGAAAATGCTGGAAGCCTCTGGCTTTAAAGAAGTGAAATAA
- the metG gene encoding methionine--tRNA ligase yields the protein MTQVAKKILVTCALPYANGSIHLGHMLEHIQADVWVRYQRMRGHEVNFICADDAHGTPIMLKAQQLGITPEQMIGEMSQEHQTDFAGFNISYDNYHSTHSEENRELSELIYTRLKENGFIKNRTISQLYDPEKGMFLPDRFVKGTCPKCKSPDQYGDNCEVCGATYSPTELIEPKSVVSGATPVMRDSEHFFFDLPSFSEMLQAWTRSGALQEQVANKMQEWFESGLQQWDISRDAPYFGFEIPNAPGKYFYVWLDAPIGYMGSFKNLCDKRGDTVSFDEYWKKDSTAELYHFIGKDIVYFHSLFWPAMLEGSNFRKPTNLFVHGYVTVNGAKMSKSRGTFIKASTWLNHFDADSLRYYYTAKLSSRIDDIDLNLGDFVQRVNTDIVNKVVNLASRNAGFISKRFDGVLAAELADPALYKTFTDAATVIGEAWESREFNKAIREIMALADVANRYVDEQAPWVVAKQEGRDADLQAICSMGINLFRVLMTYLKPVLPTLSERVEAFLNTELSWDAIAQPLLGHKVNTFKALYNRIDMKQVDALVEASKEEVKAMAAPVTGPLADDPIQETISFDDFAKVDLRVALIENAEFVDGSDKLLRLTLDLGGEKRNVFSGIRSAYPDPQVLIGRHTIMVANLAPRKMRFGISEGMVMAAGPGGKDIFLLSPDEGAKPGHQVK from the coding sequence ATGACTCAAGTCGCGAAGAAAATTCTGGTAACGTGCGCACTCCCGTACGCCAACGGCTCAATCCACCTCGGCCATATGCTGGAGCACATCCAGGCTGATGTCTGGGTCCGTTACCAGCGAATGCGCGGCCACGAGGTCAACTTCATCTGCGCCGACGACGCCCACGGCACGCCAATCATGCTGAAAGCGCAACAGTTGGGTATCACTCCGGAGCAGATGATTGGTGAAATGAGTCAGGAGCACCAGACGGATTTCGCCGGGTTCAACATCAGCTATGACAACTACCATTCCACGCACAGCGAAGAGAATCGGGAGCTGTCTGAGCTTATCTATACCCGCCTGAAAGAAAACGGTTTTATTAAGAACCGCACTATCTCTCAGCTTTACGATCCGGAAAAAGGCATGTTCCTGCCAGATCGTTTTGTAAAAGGCACCTGCCCGAAATGTAAATCACCGGATCAATACGGCGACAACTGCGAAGTGTGCGGCGCGACCTACAGCCCGACTGAGCTGATCGAGCCGAAATCCGTGGTGTCTGGCGCAACGCCGGTGATGCGTGACTCTGAACACTTCTTCTTTGACCTGCCCTCTTTCAGCGAAATGCTACAGGCGTGGACCCGTAGCGGCGCGTTGCAGGAGCAGGTTGCAAACAAAATGCAGGAATGGTTTGAATCTGGCCTGCAACAGTGGGATATCTCCCGCGATGCGCCTTACTTCGGTTTTGAAATCCCGAATGCACCAGGCAAATATTTCTATGTCTGGCTGGATGCGCCAATCGGCTACATGGGCTCCTTCAAAAACCTGTGCGACAAGCGCGGTGATACCGTCAGCTTCGACGAATACTGGAAGAAAGATTCTACTGCCGAGCTGTATCACTTCATCGGCAAAGACATCGTTTACTTCCACAGCCTGTTCTGGCCGGCGATGCTGGAAGGCAGCAACTTCCGCAAGCCGACGAACCTGTTCGTTCATGGTTATGTCACGGTCAACGGCGCGAAGATGTCCAAATCCCGCGGCACCTTTATTAAGGCCAGCACCTGGCTGAACCATTTTGACGCTGATAGCCTGCGCTACTACTACACCGCGAAACTCTCTTCACGCATTGATGATATTGACCTGAATCTGGGAGATTTCGTCCAGCGCGTGAACACCGATATTGTCAACAAGGTCGTTAACCTCGCATCCCGTAACGCTGGCTTTATCAGCAAGCGTTTTGATGGCGTGCTGGCGGCAGAGCTGGCCGATCCAGCGCTTTATAAAACGTTTACCGACGCAGCGACTGTTATTGGCGAAGCGTGGGAAAGCCGTGAATTCAACAAAGCGATTCGTGAAATCATGGCGCTGGCGGATGTCGCAAACCGTTATGTGGACGAGCAGGCCCCGTGGGTCGTGGCGAAACAGGAAGGTCGCGACGCGGACCTTCAGGCGATTTGCTCAATGGGTATCAACCTGTTCCGCGTGCTGATGACTTACCTGAAGCCGGTTCTGCCGACGCTGAGCGAGCGCGTCGAAGCGTTCCTCAACACGGAACTGAGCTGGGATGCAATTGCACAACCACTGCTGGGCCACAAGGTGAACACCTTCAAAGCCTTGTACAACCGTATCGACATGAAACAGGTTGACGCGCTGGTTGAAGCGTCTAAGGAAGAGGTCAAAGCCATGGCCGCGCCAGTGACCGGCCCGCTGGCAGACGATCCGATTCAGGAAACGATCTCTTTTGACGATTTCGCCAAAGTCGATCTGCGCGTGGCGCTGATTGAAAACGCCGAGTTCGTTGACGGCTCCGATAAGTTGCTGCGCCTGACGCTGGACCTGGGCGGCGAGAAGCGTAACGTCTTCTCCGGTATTCGCTCTGCCTATCCGGATCCGCAGGTGCTGATTGGTCGTCATACCATCATGGTGGCGAACCTGGCGCCGCGTAAAATGCGCTTCGGTATCTCAGAAGGGATGGTGATGGCTGCCGGTCCTGGCGGAAAAGATATCTTCCTGCTGAGCCCGGATGAAGGCGCGAAGCCTGGACATCAGGTTAAATAA
- the apbC gene encoding iron-sulfur cluster carrier protein ApbC translates to MNAQSQAKSPETLRAMVAGTLANFQHPTLKHNLTTLKALHHVAWMDDTLHVELVMPFVWHSAFEVLKEQCSADLLRITGAKAIDWKLSHTIATLKRVKNQPGVNGVKNIIAVSSGKGGVGKSSTAVNLALALAAEGAKVGILDADIYGPSIPTMLGAENQRPTSPDGTHMAPIMSHGLATNSIGYLVTDDNAMVWRGPMASKALMQMLQETLWPDLDYLVLDMPPGTGDIQLTLAQNIPVTGAVVVTTPQDIALIDAKKGIVMFEKVEVPVLGIVENMSMHICSNCGHHEPIFGTGGAQKLAEQYHTQLLGQMPLHISLREDLDRGTPTVISRPDSDFTVMYRELAGRVAAQLYWQGEVIPGEIAFRAV, encoded by the coding sequence ATGAACGCACAATCCCAGGCTAAATCACCAGAGACCCTGCGCGCGATGGTCGCCGGGACGCTGGCGAATTTTCAGCACCCCACCCTGAAGCATAATCTGACGACGCTTAAGGCGTTACACCATGTCGCCTGGATGGATGACACGCTGCACGTTGAACTGGTCATGCCGTTCGTCTGGCACAGTGCATTTGAGGTGTTAAAAGAGCAATGTAGCGCTGATCTGCTGCGCATCACCGGGGCGAAAGCGATCGACTGGAAGCTTTCTCACACGATTGCCACCCTGAAGCGTGTGAAAAATCAGCCGGGTGTGAATGGCGTGAAGAACATTATCGCCGTCAGTTCCGGTAAAGGCGGCGTTGGGAAATCGTCGACAGCGGTCAATCTGGCGCTGGCACTGGCGGCAGAAGGGGCGAAAGTGGGGATTCTGGACGCCGATATTTATGGGCCGTCGATCCCGACCATGCTGGGCGCGGAAAATCAGCGTCCAACCTCGCCGGATGGCACCCATATGGCACCAATTATGTCCCACGGCCTGGCGACGAACTCCATCGGCTATCTGGTCACTGATGATAACGCGATGGTCTGGCGTGGGCCGATGGCCAGCAAAGCGCTGATGCAGATGCTGCAGGAGACGCTGTGGCCGGATCTGGATTACCTCGTGCTGGATATGCCCCCGGGCACCGGTGACATCCAACTGACCCTGGCGCAAAACATTCCGGTCACAGGTGCTGTCGTGGTCACCACGCCGCAGGACATCGCGCTGATCGACGCCAAAAAAGGTATCGTCATGTTTGAAAAAGTCGAAGTGCCGGTATTGGGCATTGTCGAAAATATGAGCATGCATATCTGCAGCAATTGCGGCCATCATGAGCCGATCTTTGGCACTGGCGGCGCGCAGAAACTGGCTGAGCAGTATCACACGCAACTGCTGGGGCAGATGCCGCTGCATATCAGTCTGCGTGAAGATCTCGATCGCGGAACGCCGACCGTCATCAGTCGTCCGGACAGTGATTTTACCGTAATGTATCGAGAACTGGCGGGACGTGTGGCCGCGCAGCTTTACTGGCAGGGTGAAGTCATCCCTGGTGAAATTGCCTTTCGCGCCGTCTGA
- a CDS encoding RcnB family protein, with product MKNKLVMGVLLLASSAVWAAPATTVAAKGIDQYELSGFIADFTHFKPGDTVPAMYRTDEYSIKQWQLRNLPAPDAGTHWTYMGGAYVLINDADGKIIKAYDGEIFYHR from the coding sequence ATGAAGAACAAATTGGTGATGGGCGTGCTGCTGCTCGCATCCAGCGCGGTCTGGGCCGCACCTGCTACAACCGTCGCCGCGAAGGGGATTGATCAGTACGAACTTAGCGGTTTCATCGCTGACTTCACCCATTTCAAACCGGGCGATACGGTGCCAGCAATGTATCGTACAGACGAATACAGTATCAAACAGTGGCAGTTACGAAATTTACCCGCTCCGGATGCAGGGACTCACTGGACCTATATGGGCGGTGCGTACGTGTTGATCAATGACGCTGACGGTAAAATTATTAAAGCCTACGATGGCGAGATTTTTTACCACCGCTGA
- a CDS encoding YadA C-terminal domain-containing protein yields the protein MKSVNKSIIAVVVFSALFTSLAPAAQAANVDVAVVNQNTNGGFIISGIDSATYDLQKHEGQISALEAGKADVTQVNNVATYAQQIRTDHDNLVQRVTLDEQYDGQAIIKNRDDIATNKANQKIVDNDQNVLINTNGGKADTALQRVATNQVAVSDVQTKQKAQDSVIQTHTGQLANHETRITTLENQNNSRFSSMEKQQNDDRKEYRSGIAGAASIAGLHYVDTDNAIAVGAADFKSEQGYAMGYRHKFAENVAATVSYAGTSDGDSVVAASASLGW from the coding sequence ATGAAATCTGTAAATAAATCCATTATTGCTGTTGTCGTTTTCTCTGCTCTGTTCACTTCCCTTGCCCCTGCAGCCCAGGCGGCTAACGTTGATGTTGCGGTCGTCAATCAAAATACGAATGGAGGATTTATCATTTCCGGAATTGATAGTGCAACATATGATCTGCAAAAACACGAAGGACAAATATCCGCCCTGGAAGCGGGTAAAGCGGATGTGACTCAGGTGAATAATGTTGCCACTTATGCACAACAAATTCGCACCGATCATGATAACCTGGTACAACGTGTCACTCTGGATGAACAATATGACGGCCAGGCAATCATTAAGAATCGCGATGATATTGCCACGAACAAAGCTAACCAGAAAATTGTCGATAACGATCAAAACGTGTTAATTAACACAAATGGTGGTAAAGCTGACACTGCATTACAGCGTGTGGCGACTAACCAGGTCGCGGTGTCTGACGTGCAAACTAAACAAAAAGCGCAAGATAGTGTCATTCAGACACACACCGGCCAGTTAGCTAACCATGAAACGCGTATTACAACCCTGGAAAATCAAAATAATTCGCGCTTCTCTTCAATGGAAAAACAGCAAAACGACGATCGTAAAGAATACCGTAGTGGTATTGCTGGAGCCGCTTCTATCGCCGGACTTCACTATGTTGATACCGATAATGCTATTGCTGTTGGCGCTGCTGATTTTAAAAGTGAACAAGGTTATGCCATGGGTTATCGTCATAAATTCGCGGAAAATGTCGCCGCAACGGTTAGCTATGCCGGAACGTCTGACGGTGATTCCGTCGTGGCGGCTTCGGCTTCATTAGGCTGGTAA
- the thiM gene encoding hydroxyethylthiazole kinase yields MQPDLHSREHAVRILKQFRTLSPLTHCMTNDVVQSFTANTLLALGASPAMVIEPEEARQFAALASALLINVGTLTQPRARAMRAAVEQANSAKTPWTLDPVAVGALEFRRRFCLELLALKPAAVRGNASEILTLAGESAGGRGVDATDAVTTALPAAQVLARQTGAIVVVTGEVDYITDGERTLRVTGGDPLMTKVVGTGCALSAVVAASCALPGNRIENIASACGWMKQAGLIASKTCHGPGSFIPAFLDALYTLDTEVAA; encoded by the coding sequence ATGCAGCCTGACCTGCACAGCCGCGAACATGCGGTTCGTATCTTAAAACAATTTCGTACCCTTTCTCCGTTAACACACTGTATGACCAATGACGTCGTACAGAGTTTTACCGCCAATACGCTACTGGCGCTGGGCGCTTCTCCGGCGATGGTGATTGAGCCGGAAGAGGCTCGCCAGTTCGCAGCCCTTGCCAGCGCCTTGCTTATTAACGTGGGTACGCTGACCCAGCCGCGCGCGCGGGCAATGCGCGCGGCGGTTGAGCAGGCGAACAGCGCAAAAACACCCTGGACACTGGATCCCGTCGCCGTGGGCGCGCTCGAGTTTCGCCGCCGTTTCTGCCTTGAACTCCTTGCCTTAAAACCTGCAGCCGTTCGCGGTAATGCCTCTGAGATCCTGACGTTAGCGGGTGAAAGCGCCGGGGGACGCGGTGTGGATGCCACCGATGCGGTCACAACGGCTCTGCCTGCGGCGCAGGTTCTGGCACGCCAGACCGGCGCTATTGTGGTGGTTACCGGTGAAGTGGATTACATCACAGATGGTGAGCGCACTCTGCGCGTCACCGGTGGTGACCCGTTGATGACGAAGGTCGTGGGCACCGGGTGCGCGCTTTCTGCCGTGGTGGCCGCCAGTTGTGCGCTGCCCGGAAACCGAATCGAAAATATCGCTTCTGCCTGTGGGTGGATGAAACAGGCGGGGCTGATTGCCAGTAAAACCTGTCACGGCCCCGGCAGTTTCATTCCGGCATTTCTCGATGCGCTCTACACCCTGGATACGGAGGTCGCAGCATGA
- the thiD gene encoding bifunctional hydroxymethylpyrimidine kinase/phosphomethylpyrimidine kinase, with amino-acid sequence MKRINALTIAGTDPSGGAGIQADLKTFSALGAYGCSVITALVAQNTRGVQSVYRIEPDFVAAQLDSVFSDVRIDTTKIGMLAETDIIEAVAERLQCYRVQNVVLDTVMLAKSGDPLLSPSAVETLRKRLLPQVSLITPNLPEAAALLDCSHARSEKEMLEQGRALLAMGCGAVLMKGGHLDDKQSPDWLFTADGEQRFTAPRVMTKNTHGTGCTLSAALAALRPRHADWAGAVQEAKVWLSAALAQADTLEVGHGIGPVHHFHAYW; translated from the coding sequence ATGAAGCGGATTAACGCCTTGACGATTGCCGGCACCGATCCCAGCGGTGGCGCGGGCATTCAGGCCGATCTGAAAACCTTTTCGGCGCTTGGCGCTTACGGCTGTTCGGTGATTACCGCGCTGGTGGCGCAGAATACGCGTGGCGTACAGTCGGTATATCGCATTGAACCCGATTTTGTTGCCGCGCAGCTCGATTCGGTGTTCAGCGATGTGCGCATCGATACCACCAAAATCGGCATGCTGGCGGAAACTGACATTATCGAGGCGGTGGCTGAGCGCTTGCAGTGTTATCGGGTGCAGAACGTGGTGCTCGACACAGTCATGCTGGCGAAAAGCGGCGATCCGTTGCTTTCGCCTTCTGCCGTTGAGACATTGCGCAAGCGACTGCTGCCGCAGGTTTCGCTGATTACGCCCAACCTGCCTGAAGCGGCAGCGTTGCTGGATTGTTCACATGCGCGTTCAGAAAAAGAGATGCTTGAACAGGGACGGGCGCTGCTGGCGATGGGCTGTGGCGCGGTGTTAATGAAAGGCGGTCATCTGGATGATAAGCAAAGCCCTGACTGGCTTTTTACGGCTGACGGTGAGCAGCGTTTTACCGCACCGCGGGTGATGACCAAAAACACGCACGGCACCGGTTGCACGCTTTCTGCGGCGCTGGCCGCACTGCGTCCCCGACATGCTGACTGGGCAGGGGCGGTGCAGGAGGCGAAAGTCTGGTTGTCGGCGGCGCTGGCGCAGGCGGATACGCTGGAGGTCGGGCACGGCATTGGGCCTGTTCATCATTTCCACGCGTACTGGTAG